Proteins encoded within one genomic window of Brachyspira sp. SAP_772:
- a CDS encoding PTS sugar transporter subunit IIA, translating into MMSLNEILDDIKKSYIILDLKANNKQEAISEMLIYAESNGLRINISKTIECMFKKENIISSGLGYGVAFPHLRTKEVQENELIFAISKPGINYYALDQKPVHLLTMFLTPIDKSDKYLQLLSLMTKISKLSMYTVLLLESKTQEEFKNK; encoded by the coding sequence ATGATGAGTTTGAATGAAATATTAGATGATATTAAAAAATCGTATATCATACTCGACTTAAAAGCAAATAATAAACAAGAAGCTATAAGTGAAATGCTGATATATGCAGAATCTAATGGACTTAGAATAAATATTTCTAAAACTATAGAGTGTATGTTTAAAAAAGAAAATATTATATCAAGCGGTTTAGGTTATGGCGTAGCTTTTCCGCATTTAAGAACTAAAGAAGTTCAGGAAAATGAATTAATATTTGCAATATCAAAGCCAGGTATTAACTATTATGCCTTAGATCAAAAACCTGTTCATCTGCTTACTATGTTTTTAACTCCTATAGATAAAAGCGATAAGTATTTGCAATTATTATCACTTATGACAAAGATATCAAAATTAAGCATGTATACTGTATTATTATTAGAATCAAAAACTCAAGAAGAGTTTAAAAATAAATT